A genomic stretch from Falco cherrug isolate bFalChe1 chromosome 1, bFalChe1.pri, whole genome shotgun sequence includes:
- the LOC129735243 gene encoding unconventional myosin-XV-like isoform X2, translating into MQQKEEMYLQEAESYFYLNQGRACDILGKEDGQDFLVLVQALKGINLSEDQLTSTWAVLAAILQLGNICFTSYEKESYEHAAIAGDTEIQIVANLLCVSADFLQSAVTHRVTVTSYDRIFTPLSVEGAIDARDSIAKTLYYLLFEWLLLRINEWLAPWESDCALGIVDIHGFEDLGVNSLEQLCINFANEHLQRFFSQTVIAQEEEEYSQEQLAWIPISKMYSESCLDFIAAKPHGIFRILDDQTSLTQATDHTFLQKCHYHHGNSPWYTKPKLPLPVFTVKHYAGPVTYQVHKFLNKNRDQLHPEVLDIFSQSHLKVVSHIFQKAKASYSQQRELGARSKGPKPQASTLVAKFQQSLQDLTAKLKRSHVFFIRCITPNPKKLSNIFDVEYVTCQLRHSGILEAIHIRKEGYPVRLPFQNFLARYGFLAGQRHSCLEEREGCVAVLSHVVGNPSDLYQIGLTKVFLKEKARQLLERRWSQRQSWAIVTLQRKFRCLLRRRRLRVLQEKVTIIQAHFRGYQARSGIKG; encoded by the exons ATGCAGCAGAAAGAGGAGATGTACTTGCAAGAGGCAGAGTCTTACTTTTACCTGAATCAG GGCAGAGCATGTGACATCCTGGGGAAGGAGGACGGTCAGGACTTTCTGGTCTTGGTGCAAGCTCTGAAGGGAATCAACCTCTCGGAAGATCAGCTGACCTCCACCTGGGCTGTCCTGGCTGCCATTCTGCAGCTGGGGAATATCTGCTTTACCTCCTACGAG AAAGAATCCTATGAACATGCAGCCATTGCCGGTGACACTGAGATTCAGATTGTGGCCAATTTGTTGTGTGTCTCAGCAGATTTCTTGCAAAGTGCTGTCACTCACCGTGTCACT GTGACATCTTATGATCGGATCTTCACTCCTCTGTCTGTAGAAGGAGCCATTGATGCCAG GGACTCCATTGCCAAGACTCTGTATTACCTGCTTTTtgagtggctgctgctgagaatCAATGAGTGGTTGGCTCCCTGGGAATCTGACTGTGCTCTGGGCATTGTGGACATACATGGTTTTGAG GATCTAGGTGTGAACAGCTTAGAGCAACTCTGCATCAACTTTGCCAATGAGCATCTCCAGCGTTTTTTCAGCCAGACTGTCATTGCCCAAGAAGAG GAGGAATATAGCCAAGAGCAGTTAGCTTGGATTCCTATTTCCAAGATGTATAGTGAGTCATGCCTAGATTTCATTGCTGCAAAACCCCATGGTATCTTCCGTATCCTGGACGACCAGACTTCACTGACTCAG GCCACTGACCACACCTTCCTCCAGAAGTGTCATTACCATCATGGAAACAGCCCTTGGTACACCAAGCCCAAGTTGCCTTTGCCAGTCTTCACTGTGAAGCACTATGCAGGGCCTGTCACCTATCAG GTCCACAAGTTTCTTAATAAAAACCGTGACCAGCTTCATCCAGAAGTGCTGGATATCTTCTCTCAGAGCCACCTCAAG gtggtGTCTCACATTTTCCAGAAGGCTAAAGCTTCCTATAGTCAGCAAAGGGAGCTGGGTGCCAGAAGCAAAGGGCCCAAGCCTCAGGCCTCCACACTGGTGGCCAAATTCCAGCAGTCTTTGCAGGACCTCACAGCCAAGCTGAAAAG gAGCCATGTCTTCTTCATTCGGTGCATCACCCCTAATCCCAAAAAG CTGTCAAATATCTTTGATGTGGAGTATGTCACTTGTCAGCTGCGACATTCTGGGATACTGGAGGCTATCCACATTAGAAAGGAGGGATACCCAGTCCGTCTTCCATTCCAGAACTTCCTAGCCAG GTATGGCTTCCTGGCTGGACAAAggcacagctgcctggaggagagggaaggctgTGTGGCAGTGCTGTCTCATGTGGTGGGGAACCCTTCAGATCTCTATCAGATTGGACTAACAAAG gtctttctgaaagagaaagccAGGCAGCTTCTGGAGAGACGATGGAGCCAGAGGCAGAGTTGGGCCATTGTTACTCTGCAAAGGAAATTCCGATGCCTCCTTCGCCGCAGACGCCTCCGTGTCCTCCAGGAGAAAGTCACGATCATTCAGGCTCACTTCCGAGGTTATCAGGCAAGGTCAGGAATCAAAGGCTAG
- the LOC129735243 gene encoding unconventional myosin-XV-like isoform X1: MNCVPYQAHGERNYHVFYELLAGLPMQQKEEMYLQEAESYFYLNQGRACDILGKEDGQDFLVLVQALKGINLSEDQLTSTWAVLAAILQLGNICFTSYEKESYEHAAIAGDTEIQIVANLLCVSADFLQSAVTHRVTVTSYDRIFTPLSVEGAIDARDSIAKTLYYLLFEWLLLRINEWLAPWESDCALGIVDIHGFEDLGVNSLEQLCINFANEHLQRFFSQTVIAQEEEEYSQEQLAWIPISKMYSESCLDFIAAKPHGIFRILDDQTSLTQATDHTFLQKCHYHHGNSPWYTKPKLPLPVFTVKHYAGPVTYQVHKFLNKNRDQLHPEVLDIFSQSHLKVVSHIFQKAKASYSQQRELGARSKGPKPQASTLVAKFQQSLQDLTAKLKRSHVFFIRCITPNPKKLSNIFDVEYVTCQLRHSGILEAIHIRKEGYPVRLPFQNFLARYGFLAGQRHSCLEEREGCVAVLSHVVGNPSDLYQIGLTKVFLKEKARQLLERRWSQRQSWAIVTLQRKFRCLLRRRRLRVLQEKVTIIQAHFRGYQARSGIKG, translated from the exons ATGAACTGTGTCCCCTATCAGGCCCATGGTGAGAGGAACTACCATGTGTTTTatgagctgctggctgggctgcctATGCAGCAGAAAGAGGAGATGTACTTGCAAGAGGCAGAGTCTTACTTTTACCTGAATCAG GGCAGAGCATGTGACATCCTGGGGAAGGAGGACGGTCAGGACTTTCTGGTCTTGGTGCAAGCTCTGAAGGGAATCAACCTCTCGGAAGATCAGCTGACCTCCACCTGGGCTGTCCTGGCTGCCATTCTGCAGCTGGGGAATATCTGCTTTACCTCCTACGAG AAAGAATCCTATGAACATGCAGCCATTGCCGGTGACACTGAGATTCAGATTGTGGCCAATTTGTTGTGTGTCTCAGCAGATTTCTTGCAAAGTGCTGTCACTCACCGTGTCACT GTGACATCTTATGATCGGATCTTCACTCCTCTGTCTGTAGAAGGAGCCATTGATGCCAG GGACTCCATTGCCAAGACTCTGTATTACCTGCTTTTtgagtggctgctgctgagaatCAATGAGTGGTTGGCTCCCTGGGAATCTGACTGTGCTCTGGGCATTGTGGACATACATGGTTTTGAG GATCTAGGTGTGAACAGCTTAGAGCAACTCTGCATCAACTTTGCCAATGAGCATCTCCAGCGTTTTTTCAGCCAGACTGTCATTGCCCAAGAAGAG GAGGAATATAGCCAAGAGCAGTTAGCTTGGATTCCTATTTCCAAGATGTATAGTGAGTCATGCCTAGATTTCATTGCTGCAAAACCCCATGGTATCTTCCGTATCCTGGACGACCAGACTTCACTGACTCAG GCCACTGACCACACCTTCCTCCAGAAGTGTCATTACCATCATGGAAACAGCCCTTGGTACACCAAGCCCAAGTTGCCTTTGCCAGTCTTCACTGTGAAGCACTATGCAGGGCCTGTCACCTATCAG GTCCACAAGTTTCTTAATAAAAACCGTGACCAGCTTCATCCAGAAGTGCTGGATATCTTCTCTCAGAGCCACCTCAAG gtggtGTCTCACATTTTCCAGAAGGCTAAAGCTTCCTATAGTCAGCAAAGGGAGCTGGGTGCCAGAAGCAAAGGGCCCAAGCCTCAGGCCTCCACACTGGTGGCCAAATTCCAGCAGTCTTTGCAGGACCTCACAGCCAAGCTGAAAAG gAGCCATGTCTTCTTCATTCGGTGCATCACCCCTAATCCCAAAAAG CTGTCAAATATCTTTGATGTGGAGTATGTCACTTGTCAGCTGCGACATTCTGGGATACTGGAGGCTATCCACATTAGAAAGGAGGGATACCCAGTCCGTCTTCCATTCCAGAACTTCCTAGCCAG GTATGGCTTCCTGGCTGGACAAAggcacagctgcctggaggagagggaaggctgTGTGGCAGTGCTGTCTCATGTGGTGGGGAACCCTTCAGATCTCTATCAGATTGGACTAACAAAG gtctttctgaaagagaaagccAGGCAGCTTCTGGAGAGACGATGGAGCCAGAGGCAGAGTTGGGCCATTGTTACTCTGCAAAGGAAATTCCGATGCCTCCTTCGCCGCAGACGCCTCCGTGTCCTCCAGGAGAAAGTCACGATCATTCAGGCTCACTTCCGAGGTTATCAGGCAAGGTCAGGAATCAAAGGCTAG
- the LOC129735244 gene encoding uncharacterized protein LOC129735244 gives MTLETLITQKEPNIAQSFREKRLNLSNVSSCSTITKKSSDKQLLGKKKKVGKVIGKVKLSSGQALEAKKEKAEVVAEALSEKENVHDGKGSKHSHTRSAFRKVTSWLGQKPAKKVSLKARLLSVAHAIGISKWLLKKSGKRKRSNKPFGFKTRVAIQVVSTAGWVGRSGKAFPGAARQLGKADLSDKESSPLAEGNSGPKMDKEVEHIDLPSGDSLLHGTSSFPYLLSLDEKNNNATDAKFAVVFPRVHSMVKTKTKSSLSRGSGSGCSLEKLRSLSGSKTVMTVQRGCRFKCDPPRSLMDESPQRNSEQGFLPHQEENLVSTPDYSSDIDVKEDSGILQTAGYIVTPGVHWSQQQAQGCDPAAWLSSELLLPRLTIENLSKWATYKDPHLANSHVMKVCKDQWEAEDIADNMLEMEFMHKQVEVLSLVLKCTELLLIFSNVSVCFRCTCVKTTV, from the coding sequence ATGACTCTAGAAACCCTCATTACACAGAAGGAACCCAACATAGCTCAGAGTTTTAGAGAGAAAAGATTAAACCTTTCAAATGTTTCAAGCTGCTCCACTATTACCAAAAAATCATCTGATAAGCAGCTCCttggcaagaaaaagaaagttggAAAAGTTATTGGAAAAGTTAAACTGAGTTCAGGCCAGGCTTTagaggcaaaaaaagagaaagcagaagtggTTGCAGAGgcactttctgaaaaagaaaatgtgcatgATGGGAAAGGATCCAAGCACTCGCACACCCGTTCTGCTTTTAGAAAAGTCACCAGCTGGCTTGGACAAAAACCTGCCAAGAAAGTAAGCCTGAAAGCTCGTCTTCTGAGCGTGGCACATGCAATTGGTATTTCAAAATGGCTCTTGAAGAAatctgggaagaggaagaggagtaACAAACCTTTTGGATTTAAAACCAGAGTGGCAATCCAGGTTGTAAGCACCGCTGGCTGGGTTGGTCGGTCTGGCAAAGCCTTCCCTGGTGCAGCTAGACAGCTGGGGAAGGCTGACTTGAGTGACAAAGAATCTTCTCCATTAGCGGAGGGAAATAGTGGTCCTAAAATGGATAAGGAAGTAGAACATATTGATTTGCCTTCTGGTGATTCCCTTCTTCATGGAACCAGTTCCTTTCCATACTTACTTAGCTTGGATGAGAAGAACAACAATGCTACTGATGCCAAGTTTGCTGTAGTATTCCCCAGAGTCCACAGCATGGTTAAGACAAAGACAAAGAGCTCTTTATCCAGAGGCTCTGGGAGTGGTTGTTCTCTAGAGAAACTGAGATCTCTATCAGGCAGTAAAACTGTGATGACTGTGCAACGGGGTTGCCGATTCAAATGTGACCCTCCTAGATCTTTGATGGATGAAAGCCCTCAGAGGAACAGCGAACAGGGCTTCCTTCCACATCAGGAAGAGAATCTAGTATCTACACCAGATTATTCCAGTGACATAGATGTCAAAGAGGATTCAGGTATCCTCCAGACTGCAGGGTACATAGTCACACCTGGTGTTCACTGGTCTCAGCAGCAGGCTCAGGGATGTGATCCTGCAGCGTGGCTGAGCTCTGAATTGCTGCTGCCACGACTAACCATTGAGAACCTAAGCAAATGGGCCACCTACAAGGACCCACATCTGGCCAACAGCCACGTGATGAAGGTCTGCAAGGATCAGTGGGAGGCAGAAGACATCGCTGACAATATGTTAGAGATGGAATTCATGCACAAACAGGTAGAGGTGTTGTCTCTGGTATTAAAATGCACTGAACTTCTCCTGATTTTCAGTAATGTATCTGTGTGTTTCAGGTGTACATGTGTGAAGACCACTGTGTAG
- the LOC129735706 gene encoding uncharacterized protein LOC129735706, producing MPPSRSKTRHKKSGEEKVLCCDKKENSPGDSKIYCGRRREGKRGQLKKGKESLPEQDDTPEKDPLKSQRLVMLQGSKENGHKNLFQGKRAYKRNDKRESGLGRKHGEQLVSKLQGKKGKACKQQEMTPGQGSEDSSDKEEKGTTNSKKHSFKKKCGKRLAVSEKVTESGSVKSIAVQSVEGSFQKHDSPQKAHNARSREKHNGNHGFEEASEQKSGSQSQGSVAQGKGVRTGKREAGKHTRIIVTESAEENILETSGDSCSNSSSEGHWTHKKSTKETVAESTASSEETSSSSEEDGISEEEAMLEDPSVAEGKGYKELLDGSNEASVETEREQVTTDGRNESEDEGTNFAGLEAEEKMKKQDDMPRQLKSILAESSEEDDDVNISGFQLKSLKNREDGNNEVGKENILENYKVQDASKDTHDNSDSNGENSTEESIYKGKENATNQPLRSAVKAKLLVRLSKVLQGTEQEEKVNSEGSALEGSPLLSKQQMILKEKSGRCEMAEQGKVVGHTQRDSSSHCSKQKLAAMILTKKHSSQSQILLNGFRNQL from the exons ATGCCTCCTTCCCGATCCAAGACTCGGCACAAaaagtctggagaagagaaagtgcTGTGTtgtgacaaaaaggaaaactccCCAGGGGATTCAAAGATCTACTGTGGGAGACGGCGGGAAGGTAAGAGAGGCCAGCTGAAGAAGGGTAAAGAGTCATTGCCTGAACAAGATGACACACCTGAAAAAGACCCCTTAAAAAGCCAGAGACTGGTGATGCTTCAGGGAAGCAAGGAAAATGGCcacaaaaatttatttcagggaaaaagagCCTACAAGAGAAATGATAAAAGAGAATCTGGTTTGGGGAGAAAACATGGAGAACAGTTAGTGTCCaagctgcaggggaaaaaaggaaaggccTGCAAGCAGCAGGAAATGACACCAGGACAAGGAAGTGAGGACAGTAGTGataaggaggaaaaaggcaccacaaacagcaagaaacacagttttaaaaagaagtgtggAAAGCGTCTTGCTGTTAGTGAAAAAGTCACAGAGTCAGGGTCTGTGAAGTCAATCGCAGTGCAAAGTGTTGAAGGCTCTTTTCAGAAACATGACTCACCACAGAAGGCACACAATGCCAGGTCTAGGGAGAAGCACAATGGGAATCATGGCTTTGAGGAAGCTTCTGAGCAGAAGTCAGGTTCTCAATCCCAAGGCAGTGTGGCACAGGGGAAAGGTGTGAGAACTGGGAAAAGGGAAGCTGGAAAACATACCAGGATTATTGTCACTGAaagtgcagaagaaaatatCCTGGAAACCTCAGGTGACTCCTGCTCTAACTCCAGCAGTGAAGGCCATTGGACCcacaaaaaaagtacaaaagagACTGTAGCTGAAAGCACTGCAAGTAGTGAAGAAACAAGTAGTTCTTCAGAGGAAGATGGCATCAGTGAGGAAGAAGCCATGCTGGAAGATCCTTCTGTGGCTGAAGGAAAAGGCTACAAGGAACTGCTTGATGGAAGCAATGAAGCATCTGTGGAAACTGAAAGGGAGCAGGTGACCACAGATGGAAGGAATGAATCTGAGGATGAAGGCACTAACTTTGCAGGAttggaggcagaggagaaaatgaagaagcaAGATGACATGCCAAGACAACTGAAATCTATTCTAGCTGAGAGCAGTGAGGAAGATGATGATGTAAACATTTCAGGATTCCAACTcaaaagtcttaaaaatagAGAAGATGGCAATAATGAAGTAGGCaaggaaaatatattagaaaattaCAAAGTTCAAGATGCATCAAAAGATACACATGATAATTCTGACAGCAATGGGGAGAACAGCACTGAAGAGAGCATTtacaaaggcaaagaaaatgcaacaaacCAACCACTGCGTAGTGCTGTGAAAGCAAAACTCCTTGTTCGCCTTAGCAAAGTACTTCAGGGAACTGAACAGGAAGAGAAGGTGAACAGTGAAGGCAGTGCACTGGAAGGTAGCCCTTTGCTCTCCAAGCAGCAGATGATATTGAAAGAGAAATCTGGGAGGTGTGAGATGGCAGAACAAGGTAAAGTGGTGGGACATACACAGAGAGACAGTTCATCACATTGCAGCAAGCAGAAGTTAGCAGCGATGATACTTACAAAGAAACACTCTTCTCAATCCCAAATCCTCCtca ATGGCTTTAGAAACCAACTCTGA